The Deinococcus hopiensis KR-140 genome includes a window with the following:
- a CDS encoding HupE/UreJ family protein gives MKAFRTLLVCLLALTGWAGAHEITFSRVDVQLEAQATGVNVQLPLKALLHEQPSLFPLGTTAQTLETQPLPEKVRASLKALITVRLRLASGKTDLPITVQTIQAAGEDVTLKLTAPPVGGSLGIRANLFPHDTLHKVFVTVYRGESLAGQYALDRQNASFTLAAPERPFWDVIITFVREGIHHIFIGVDHILFVLALILLGGRLWSQVKIITAFTVAHSITLALAALNIVVLPSRLVESTIALSIVIVGLHDLQQLRRVDAAERGWDPRVLFAFAFGLIHGFGFASVLSELDLPRQALAWSLAAFNVGVELGQVSIVLLAAPLLFALQRSAPPRLTQVLLTAAAGLVVLTGGFWFCQRVLGTA, from the coding sequence ATGAAGGCCTTCAGAACCCTGCTGGTGTGCCTGCTGGCCCTGACGGGTTGGGCTGGCGCACATGAGATCACCTTCAGTCGCGTGGATGTTCAGTTGGAAGCCCAGGCGACGGGCGTGAACGTGCAGCTTCCACTCAAAGCGCTGCTGCACGAGCAACCCTCGCTTTTCCCCCTGGGAACGACCGCGCAGACGCTGGAAACCCAACCGCTTCCGGAGAAGGTTCGGGCATCACTCAAGGCCCTGATCACGGTCCGGCTTCGCCTGGCCTCGGGGAAGACGGACTTGCCGATCACGGTGCAGACCATTCAGGCCGCAGGTGAGGACGTCACTTTGAAACTCACCGCGCCTCCAGTGGGCGGAAGTCTGGGTATTCGGGCGAATCTCTTCCCTCACGACACGCTGCACAAGGTGTTTGTGACCGTGTACCGAGGGGAGAGCCTCGCCGGACAGTACGCCCTGGACCGTCAGAATGCCTCATTTACCCTGGCTGCTCCGGAACGTCCCTTCTGGGACGTCATCATCACCTTTGTCCGCGAGGGCATCCACCACATTTTCATTGGCGTGGACCACATTCTCTTCGTGCTGGCACTGATTCTCTTGGGAGGGAGATTGTGGTCGCAGGTGAAGATCATTACCGCCTTCACGGTCGCGCACAGCATTACGTTGGCTCTGGCGGCGCTGAACATCGTGGTGCTTCCCTCACGGCTCGTGGAGAGCACGATCGCCCTGAGCATCGTCATCGTAGGCTTGCACGACCTGCAGCAGTTGCGGCGGGTAGATGCCGCCGAGAGGGGCTGGGATCCCCGGGTGCTGTTTGCCTTTGCATTCGGTCTTATTCACGGATTTGGATTTGCGAGCGTTCTATCAGAGCTCGACTTGCCGCGGCAAGCCCTGGCGTGGTCCCTGGCCGCTTTCAATGTGGGGGTGGAATTGGGCCAGGTCTCGATCGTGCTGCTGGCTGCGCCCCTGCTGTTTGCGTTACAGCGTTCCGCTCCCCCACGCCTCACCCAAGTGCTGCTGACGGCCGCAGCAGGTCTGGTTGTGCTGACGGGCGGCTTCTGGTTCTGTCAGCGCGTTCTGGGCACTGCCTGA
- a CDS encoding response regulator: MKPPQVTTARILIVDDQEANTTLLREMLEEEGYSGMHVINDARLAVGAAQSFAPDLVLLDLMMPYMDGFQVMDQLLEALPSTVFLPVLVLTADATSATKRRALASGATDFITKPFDVEEVLLRVRNLLQMRFFSNALKQQNDLLEVRVAERTRELLETQAEVLSRLATAAEYRDDDTGEHTWRVAAVAASLARELGWADSQVELLQQAARLHDVGKVGIPDAILLKPGRLTQEEFTVMKSHAAIGGRIMSNGSSPMLQLAQEIACSHHERWDGSGYPNGLAGEAIPVSGRIVAVADVYDALTNERPYKQAWSHGDALAEIQNQAGRQFDPQVVELFLRIMARPEGSI; this comes from the coding sequence ATGAAGCCGCCTCAGGTGACCACCGCAAGGATTTTGATTGTGGACGATCAGGAAGCGAACACCACGCTGCTGCGCGAGATGCTCGAAGAGGAAGGGTACAGCGGCATGCACGTGATCAATGACGCCCGCCTCGCGGTCGGTGCGGCGCAGTCCTTTGCGCCGGACCTCGTGCTGCTTGATCTGATGATGCCGTACATGGACGGGTTTCAAGTCATGGATCAGCTTCTGGAGGCCCTGCCCTCCACAGTGTTTCTTCCTGTGCTGGTGCTGACAGCGGACGCGACCAGCGCGACCAAGCGCCGGGCACTCGCGTCTGGGGCCACGGACTTCATCACCAAACCCTTCGATGTCGAGGAGGTGTTGCTGCGTGTGCGCAACCTCCTGCAGATGAGGTTTTTCAGTAACGCGCTTAAGCAGCAAAACGACCTGCTCGAAGTTCGCGTGGCGGAGCGCACCCGTGAACTTCTCGAAACCCAGGCTGAAGTGCTTTCCCGGCTGGCAACTGCTGCAGAATACCGAGATGACGACACCGGAGAGCATACGTGGCGGGTGGCCGCGGTGGCAGCCAGCCTCGCCCGGGAGCTGGGTTGGGCGGACAGTCAGGTCGAACTGCTCCAGCAGGCGGCGAGATTGCATGACGTCGGCAAGGTAGGAATTCCAGACGCCATTCTGCTCAAGCCGGGCCGCCTGACCCAGGAGGAGTTCACAGTCATGAAAAGCCATGCGGCGATCGGGGGGCGGATTATGAGCAATGGCAGCAGCCCTATGCTGCAGCTTGCGCAGGAGATCGCCTGCTCGCATCACGAGCGCTGGGACGGCAGTGGGTACCCGAATGGCCTTGCAGGCGAAGCCATTCCGGTCAGTGGCCGCATTGTGGCCGTAGCGGACGTGTACGACGCCCTGACCAACGAGCGTCCCTACAAACAGGCCTGGAGTCATGGCGACGCCCTGGCAGAAATCCAGAACCAGGCCGGACGCCAGTTCGATCCCCAGGTCGTTGAGTTGTTCTTACGGATCATGGCCCGTCCTGAGGGATCGATTTGA
- a CDS encoding DUF4397 domain-containing protein, producing MPHLKALMLSALIATTALFTSASATPVYFSNDSGQSGVVDVYVDGQLVFDNVFADDSMMFPRELSAGQHNVVVTPNYLPLGEQDILRTTLTVPEETAGNTAYTINLATETDDLGVEGLTLTWNTSQID from the coding sequence ATGCCTCACCTCAAAGCCCTGATGCTGTCCGCCCTCATCGCTACCACAGCTCTCTTCACCAGCGCTTCGGCGACGCCCGTGTACTTCAGCAACGACTCCGGCCAAAGCGGCGTGGTGGACGTGTACGTGGACGGCCAACTCGTCTTCGACAACGTCTTCGCTGACGACAGCATGATGTTCCCCAGGGAACTGAGCGCGGGGCAGCACAACGTGGTGGTCACTCCCAACTACCTCCCCCTCGGGGAGCAGGACATTCTCCGCACCACCCTCACCGTTCCTGAGGAAACAGCTGGAAACACCGCCTACACCATCAACCTGGCCACCGAAACCGATGACCTCGGTGTTGAAGGACTTACCTTGACCTGGAACACCAGTCAGATCGATTGA
- a CDS encoding PAS domain S-box protein has product MTNAPLPVDEAARLNTLEQLNVLDTVPEETFEQLTSLAATIFSVPIVLISLVDQDRQWFKSCYGLDVRETDRSLSFCAYTLQSQEMLVVPDAKLDGRFADNDLVTGDPRIRFYAGAPIVVHGHAVGTLCLIDTEPRVGLSEVETQTLFQMAGLVAHQLLMRATTEQRLALKKHYRQMIEQSSDLIFTTDAAGMLTLINPAWEEYTGYASADALGQPALMLLHAEDRSTILEHFQAFQNGARTPVRLEYRYRRRDGHTGWADVQLRALHDHRGRFEGMLCIASEITARKETQERLQLLESVVVNANDAVVITEAEPIDEPGPRILYVNEAFTRMSGHTLEEVRGHSPRMLQGEGSDPAVKARIRKALQAWKPIRVELLNYRKNGTPFWVEMSIVPIANEKGWYTHWVSVQRDITERRQVEEKVQRQTQQQAVLADLAYYAIADRDLHSILQRAAEQVAAALDVEITTVTELQGARQDLVIRAGHGWPAGTVGTTVPGASLPGYAIEVGEAVVVPDMRTETRFDVGDLPTAHGVQCGASVVIHGLDAPYGALCVKSTRHRSFNAEDLQFLQAVANVLGTAVEHQRAAAQLKESEARYRALVTNMPGAVYRCILDEAWTMHYVNDGIRDITGYPAADFVLNARRTLGSLIHPDDSPQVMAAVQEAVERQEPFELEYRIQHADGTERWLYEQGRAASEGVIEGVMMDITSRKTAERGLIEAREDAERANLAKSMFLSRVSHELRTPLNAILGFGQLIDRNPTHPEKVERHNRQILTAGRHLLDLVNDVMDVARIDSGEMSLQLTRLCLKDAVEECVAVVMPQAARGELTLSVDVEGLAGTLVSADGKRLRQVLFNLLGNAVKYTEPGGQIGVLCWITPEGQARVEVSDTGPGMTRDEQARLFQPFVRLEGKQSEKEGTGLGLSLCKRVVELMKGQIGVRSDPGQGSTFWFEFPLVPGNNESVADGPGSAAQGVSA; this is encoded by the coding sequence ATGACGAACGCACCTCTTCCAGTTGATGAGGCTGCGCGCCTGAACACGCTCGAGCAACTCAATGTCCTGGACACTGTACCCGAAGAGACCTTTGAACAACTGACCAGCCTGGCAGCCACCATCTTCAGCGTGCCAATCGTGCTTATTTCGCTGGTCGACCAAGACCGACAATGGTTCAAGTCGTGCTACGGGCTGGACGTACGGGAAACCGACCGGAGCTTGTCGTTCTGCGCTTATACACTCCAGTCGCAGGAAATGCTGGTGGTTCCGGATGCAAAACTTGATGGGCGGTTTGCCGACAACGACCTGGTTACGGGTGATCCGAGGATCCGCTTCTATGCGGGGGCACCAATTGTGGTGCACGGGCACGCCGTCGGTACCCTCTGTCTGATCGATACAGAGCCTCGGGTGGGATTAAGTGAGGTAGAAACTCAAACCTTGTTTCAGATGGCTGGACTGGTCGCACATCAGCTGCTGATGCGGGCCACGACTGAACAGCGCCTGGCACTGAAAAAACACTACCGCCAGATGATCGAGCAGAGTTCGGACCTGATATTTACGACCGATGCAGCTGGAATGCTCACACTGATCAACCCGGCCTGGGAGGAATACACCGGGTACGCCTCAGCAGACGCCCTGGGCCAGCCGGCGCTGATGCTGCTGCATGCGGAAGACCGCTCTACTATTCTGGAACATTTTCAAGCGTTCCAGAATGGTGCCCGGACTCCTGTTCGCCTGGAGTACCGCTACCGGCGGAGAGACGGACACACCGGCTGGGCGGACGTGCAGCTCCGCGCCCTGCACGATCACCGTGGCCGTTTCGAGGGCATGCTCTGTATCGCCAGCGAGATCACTGCGCGCAAGGAGACGCAGGAGCGGCTACAACTGCTTGAATCCGTGGTGGTCAATGCCAACGATGCTGTGGTGATCACCGAAGCAGAACCAATCGATGAACCTGGCCCCCGCATCCTCTACGTCAATGAGGCGTTCACCCGGATGAGTGGCCACACGCTCGAGGAGGTTCGGGGACACAGCCCCCGAATGCTGCAAGGTGAAGGCAGCGACCCTGCGGTTAAAGCTCGGATTCGCAAGGCTCTTCAGGCGTGGAAGCCAATTCGCGTCGAACTGCTGAATTACCGCAAGAACGGCACACCCTTCTGGGTTGAGATGAGCATTGTCCCCATCGCCAACGAGAAAGGCTGGTATACGCACTGGGTCAGCGTCCAGCGGGATATCACGGAGCGCCGGCAGGTTGAAGAGAAGGTACAGCGGCAAACCCAGCAGCAAGCGGTTCTGGCTGACCTGGCGTATTACGCCATCGCAGACCGGGATCTTCACAGCATCCTGCAGCGCGCTGCGGAACAGGTCGCGGCGGCCCTCGATGTTGAGATCACTACCGTGACGGAACTCCAGGGTGCCCGTCAGGACCTGGTCATCCGCGCTGGTCACGGCTGGCCTGCCGGAACGGTTGGGACCACGGTACCTGGTGCCTCACTGCCTGGATACGCCATTGAGGTCGGGGAGGCGGTCGTGGTCCCTGACATGCGCACAGAGACCCGCTTTGATGTGGGTGATCTGCCGACTGCACACGGCGTGCAGTGCGGCGCGAGCGTGGTCATCCACGGCCTTGATGCTCCGTACGGTGCCCTATGCGTAAAGAGTACCCGTCACCGCTCATTCAATGCCGAGGATCTGCAGTTTTTACAGGCTGTGGCCAACGTGCTGGGAACGGCCGTGGAACATCAGCGCGCCGCTGCGCAGCTCAAAGAGAGCGAAGCGCGCTACCGTGCGCTCGTGACCAATATGCCAGGAGCCGTGTACCGCTGCATCCTTGATGAAGCGTGGACCATGCATTACGTCAATGACGGCATTCGCGATATCACCGGATATCCTGCGGCAGATTTCGTCCTCAACGCCCGCCGAACTCTGGGCAGCCTCATCCATCCGGACGACAGCCCACAGGTCATGGCGGCAGTTCAGGAAGCCGTGGAACGCCAGGAGCCATTCGAACTGGAGTACCGCATCCAGCACGCTGATGGCACCGAGCGCTGGCTGTACGAACAAGGCCGCGCAGCTTCTGAGGGAGTGATAGAAGGCGTGATGATGGACATCACCAGTCGCAAGACCGCCGAGCGAGGTCTGATCGAAGCGCGTGAGGATGCCGAGCGGGCGAACCTCGCCAAGAGCATGTTCTTGTCGCGCGTCAGTCACGAGCTGCGCACTCCGCTCAACGCCATTCTCGGATTCGGACAGCTGATCGACCGCAATCCTACCCATCCAGAGAAGGTGGAGCGGCACAACCGGCAGATTCTGACGGCTGGCCGGCACCTGCTTGACCTGGTCAATGACGTGATGGACGTGGCACGGATCGATTCTGGCGAGATGTCGCTCCAGCTCACGAGGCTGTGTCTGAAAGACGCGGTTGAAGAGTGTGTGGCTGTCGTGATGCCGCAGGCCGCGCGGGGTGAACTGACCCTGAGTGTGGATGTGGAAGGGCTGGCCGGCACCCTCGTCAGCGCCGATGGCAAGCGCCTGCGTCAGGTCCTGTTCAACCTGCTGGGGAACGCCGTGAAATACACCGAGCCTGGAGGTCAGATCGGCGTCTTGTGCTGGATTACGCCGGAAGGCCAGGCCCGGGTAGAGGTCAGCGACACCGGGCCGGGGATGACCCGGGACGAACAGGCACGGCTGTTCCAGCCGTTTGTGCGTCTGGAAGGCAAACAGTCGGAAAAGGAGGGGACCGGACTGGGGCTGTCGTTGTGCAAGCGGGTGGTCGAACTGATGAAGGGCCAGATTGGCGTGCGCAGCGACCCCGGACAGGGCAGCACCTTCTGGTTTGAGTTTCCTCTGGTGCCTGGCAACAATGAATCCGTCGCTGACGGACCCGGCTCTGCAGCGCAGGGGGTCTCAGCATGA
- a CDS encoding IS6 family transposase → MTDRKPYRHRFPLSVIGYALWLYHRFLLSQRDVQELLHERGIRVSHETLRQRNIKFAPLLTEELRHREPRWGSRWHLDERCVQIAGVKHWLWRAVDEHGNVLVHLLQEHRDTEAAKSFFVRLLGQHNVPKVIHTDKLWSYGAVLRELPVLHVVEHIRVVSTARCNTIVEQSHRPTRQQERAQLGFKRRQRTQELLALHARVSNLHRHTRTTTPAALRRSDQTTALLLWQEVLQQAV, encoded by the coding sequence GTGACTGACCGGAAGCCCTACCGCCACCGTTTTCCCCTGAGCGTCATCGGTTACGCCCTGTGGCTCTACCACCGCTTCCTCCTCAGTCAGCGTGACGTTCAGGAACTGCTCCACGAACGCGGTATTCGGGTTAGCCACGAGACTCTGCGCCAGAGGAACATTAAATTCGCTCCCCTCCTCACGGAGGAACTGCGCCACCGGGAACCCCGATGGGGTTCCCGGTGGCATCTGGATGAAAGGTGCGTCCAGATTGCTGGGGTGAAGCACTGGTTGTGGCGAGCGGTGGACGAGCACGGCAACGTGCTCGTCCACCTTCTTCAGGAACACCGAGATACCGAGGCGGCCAAGTCTTTTTTTGTCCGCCTGTTGGGGCAACACAACGTGCCGAAGGTCATCCACACCGACAAGCTGTGGAGCTATGGGGCGGTCCTAAGAGAACTTCCCGTGCTCCACGTTGTGGAGCACATTCGGGTCGTGTCCACCGCCCGCTGTAACACCATTGTGGAACAGTCGCATCGCCCCACCCGGCAGCAGGAACGTGCTCAGCTCGGCTTCAAACGACGACAGCGAACGCAGGAACTCCTCGCCCTGCACGCCCGCGTCTCGAACCTTCACCGCCATACCCGAACGACCACCCCAGCTGCCCTGAGACGAAGCGACCAAACCACAGCACTGCTTCTCTGGCAAGAGGTATTGCAGCAGGCGGTTTGA
- a CDS encoding DUF3500 domain-containing protein: MKLLSGFLAVALGGVSLYTHSVASAATTATPSTATVKAGVADAQSTKVVNAANAFLSTLTAAQKKAVLFAWTDQAQRTRWSNFPTGIFQRAGLRWGDLTAKQRTALMTLLSATLSPDGLKMVKEQMNADEVLKTTDTGGAPGGAAGARRTPPAGAPAGGPGGNSGPGGLIFGSDEYYVSFLGTPSTTSPWTLQFGGHHLAINATMVGTNITLSPSLTGGQPITATQNGKTVVVVEKVPQEAKDGFALLSSLNATQRSKAIISTQSIDLVLGPGQDGKTLQPEGLAGSAMTAAQKAQLLTLIKDRLGILNANDAASKLATIQKNLDQTYFAWYGPTTSGAAAYYRITGPSVLIEFSPQQMGGDSSNHLHNMYREPGNDYGAAWAK, from the coding sequence ATGAAGTTACTTTCCGGCTTTCTGGCCGTTGCCCTCGGCGGCGTCTCGCTCTACACCCATTCCGTGGCCTCCGCCGCAACGACCGCCACACCCTCCACAGCCACCGTCAAGGCTGGGGTTGCCGACGCACAAAGCACCAAGGTGGTCAACGCCGCCAACGCCTTTCTGTCCACCCTGACCGCTGCCCAGAAGAAGGCGGTGCTGTTCGCGTGGACGGATCAGGCGCAGCGCACCCGCTGGTCGAACTTCCCCACGGGGATCTTCCAACGTGCAGGCCTCCGCTGGGGAGACCTCACGGCCAAACAACGTACGGCCCTGATGACCCTGCTCAGCGCCACGCTGAGCCCGGACGGTCTGAAGATGGTCAAGGAACAGATGAATGCCGACGAGGTCCTCAAGACCACCGACACAGGTGGTGCGCCCGGCGGAGCCGCAGGTGCCCGGAGAACACCCCCTGCCGGCGCTCCAGCGGGCGGTCCCGGAGGCAACAGCGGTCCAGGCGGACTCATCTTCGGGAGTGACGAGTACTACGTGTCGTTCCTGGGCACTCCGTCCACCACGTCCCCCTGGACCTTACAGTTCGGCGGTCACCACCTGGCCATCAACGCCACCATGGTCGGCACCAACATCACCCTGTCGCCCAGCCTCACGGGCGGCCAACCCATCACAGCCACCCAGAACGGCAAGACGGTCGTCGTCGTCGAGAAGGTGCCGCAAGAGGCGAAAGACGGTTTCGCTCTACTCAGCAGCCTGAACGCCACCCAGCGCAGCAAGGCCATCATCAGCACCCAGAGCATCGACCTCGTCCTCGGCCCGGGTCAGGACGGCAAAACCCTTCAACCCGAGGGACTTGCAGGCAGCGCGATGACCGCGGCGCAGAAGGCGCAACTCCTGACGCTGATCAAGGACCGCCTGGGCATCTTGAACGCCAACGACGCTGCTTCAAAGTTGGCCACCATACAGAAGAACCTGGATCAGACGTACTTCGCCTGGTACGGCCCGACGACTTCCGGCGCCGCTGCCTACTACCGGATTACCGGCCCCTCGGTGCTGATCGAGTTCTCCCCACAACAAATGGGCGGCGATTCGAGCAACCACCTGCACAACATGTACCGCGAGCCCGGCAACGATTACGGCGCGGCCTGGGCGAAGTGA
- a CDS encoding transposase — protein sequence MCRYRLHHSLGRRAVIRQLHRWAKRHFSDLKRFKHQKLTDALLVALLLARFVFKQPYPSIWWNMLREDRVGLPSYTQAYMRSVRLLERLEALVSPAKRCAEVIIDSMPLPVCRPKRGKRCKFPGAKWGFGTQGDVYGYKLHAWVTPAGEIVQYLLKPANLHDTTVSYELNRRWPEFGGPKIIGDKGYCCLGDLFPPKKNTRYDNGWRQDRHPKLRKRIETVFSQLVEAQIRSVQTKTLPSLRLRVVLAVLAHNLAQP from the coding sequence ATGTGCAGATACCGTCTCCATCATAGTTTAGGTCGTCGTGCGGTGATTCGTCAGCTCCACCGTTGGGCGAAGCGGCACTTCAGCGATCTGAAGCGATTCAAGCATCAGAAGCTGACGGATGCCCTGCTCGTGGCCCTCTTGCTCGCTCGCTTCGTGTTCAAGCAGCCGTATCCCTCGATCTGGTGGAACATGTTGAGGGAAGACCGCGTCGGTCTTCCCTCCTACACCCAGGCGTACATGCGAAGCGTGCGTCTGCTGGAACGCCTCGAAGCCTTGGTCAGCCCCGCCAAACGCTGTGCAGAAGTGATCATTGACTCCATGCCGCTCCCAGTGTGTCGCCCGAAACGAGGCAAGCGGTGCAAGTTCCCGGGAGCGAAATGGGGGTTTGGGACCCAGGGCGACGTGTACGGGTACAAGCTGCATGCCTGGGTGACACCCGCAGGGGAGATCGTCCAGTACCTCCTCAAACCCGCCAATCTTCACGACACTACCGTCAGCTATGAGTTGAACCGGAGGTGGCCTGAGTTCGGCGGGCCAAAGATCATTGGGGACAAGGGCTATTGCTGCCTGGGCGACCTGTTCCCACCCAAGAAAAACACCCGCTATGACAACGGGTGGCGGCAAGACCGCCACCCAAAGCTCCGCAAACGCATTGAAACCGTCTTTTCACAATTGGTCGAAGCTCAAATTCGCTCCGTTCAAACCAAAACACTTCCCTCTCTCCGGCTCCGCGTCGTCCTGGCCGTCCTCGCCCATAACCTCGCTCAGCCCTAA